DNA sequence from the Archangium lipolyticum genome:
GCCCCTACAAGCTGCTCACTGCGCCACCACCTCGTACATGCTGAAGGTGGCATCCTGCTGGGCGCTCGCCGCCCTGGTGGCCTTGAAGTCCTCCGACTGGAAGTAGGCCCTCAGGCTCTCGCGGTCCCGCCAGCGCGTCACCAGCAGGAACTCGGGCTCGGGCTCGAAGGAGCGCAGCACCTCCAGCCCGAGGAACCCCTCGTACTGGTCCACCTTGCGCGAGCGCTCCCGGAAGGAGGCCTCCAGGCGGTTGGCCTCCTCGGCGGAGGTCCGGAAGCGATTGATGGTGACGATCATCGTTGGGGCAACGGCCATGGGCGGGACTTGTATCCCGCCCCGCGGCCCCTGGGTCACGCCCTCAGCGTGTCCGCTTGTGCCGGCGGCTCATGCCGAGCAGCACCAACACCACCCCGAGCGCGCCCCCTCCCAGCATTCCGCCCAGGCCGCCTCCGCCCAACGAGCAGCCTCCACCCCCCCGCATACCAGGGGTGCAGACCGCGCCCAGTCCCGGGTAGAGCGGTGACTCCTGCTGATCGGGGTTGGCCTCCTGCGGGCAGTTGTCGCACGCATCGCCCAGCCCATCGCCATCCGTGTCCTCCTGGCTGGTACCCGCGGCCCTGGGGCAGACATCGCACACATTCCCCCTCCCATCCCCGTCCGTATCCTCCTGGTCCGGGTTGGGGACCGAGGGGCAGACATCACACGCATCGCCCACCCCATCATCATCCACGTCCTGCTGGCTGGTGCCGGCGGCCGAGGGGCAGACATCGCACGTATCGCCCAGCCCGTCTCCGTCCGAGTCCCGCTGGTCGGGATTGGCCCGGCTGGAGCAGTTGTCGCATGCATCCCCCAGCCCATCCCCATCCGAGTCCCGCTGGTCGGGATTGGGCACGGCGGGGCAGACGTCACAGGCATCGCCGACCCCATCTCCGTCCGAGTCCCGCTGGTCGGCATTGGAGACGGCGGGGCAGTTGTCGCACGCATCGCCGAACCCGTCTCCGTCCGAGTCCCGCTGGTCGGCATTGGCCTGCAGAGGGCAGATATCGCAGACGTCCCCGACACCGTCCGAGTCTCCATCCCGCTGGTCGGCATTGGAGACGGCGGGGCAGTTGTCGCACGAGTCTCCGAGCCGGTCCGTGTCCTGGTCCCCGGCGAGCTGGCTGCTGCAGGTGGCCGCCTGGCCAGGACCTGGCGCGACATAGTCATCACAGGCGCGGCGGGGGGAGAGCTCCCGCAGGACGCACGACGAGCCGTTGCGGAAGTAGTCGATGCAATCGCGCGGCGTGGCCGTCGAGGGGTCCTTCTCGACCGAACGATCGATGCCGTTGCAGTTGACGTCCTCGAGGGCGGACGCCGGAGTGGCCACGGCGGCGAGCAACAACATCATCAGACAAAAGGCATTGCGCATGACTCGCTCCTCACTTTCGCGCCTGGGCGGAGGGCTGCTCGGGGCACTCGCCCGGGCGGGGATGGCGGCGCTCGCGGTTGACGATGACGAAGTCCACCCGCCGGTTGGTGGCACGGCCCTCCTCGGTCGTATTGGAGAGCAGCGGGCAGCGCTTGCCGTAGCCCACGGGGGTCAGCCGCTCCACGGGGACACCCTTCTTTCCCATGTACTCGACGATGGCTCGGGCCCGGCGCTGCGACAGGTCCAGGTTGTACTGGCCACTCCCCACGTCATCCGTGTGGCCATCGACGCGGATGGGGCCCAGCTCGGGGTGCTCGCGGATGAAGCGGGCCACCTCGTCGAGCATCGCGAAGCTCACCGGATCGATGGTGTCCTTGCCGAAGGCGAAGTACACCGGCTCCCAGAGGCGCAACCGGACGTCCTGGTCCTCCACGGTGATGGCCGGCTGCGTCGGAGCCACCTGGAGCACGGGCGGAGCCGGTGGCCGGGGGGCGGGCTTGTACTGCCAGGCGTACGCCAGGCCCGCCATCACCCGGACCCGGGGCTCGCCGTAGCCTGCGTTGAGCCCCGAGCCCGCGCCGAGGAAGAAGCTCCAGTCGCGCACCTGCGCCTTGCCCGCCAGCATCGCCTCGGCGGGGCTGCTCGCGGTATCGCCGAGCCGTGGCGCGGCCAGCCCATACACCTCGCCGAGCACGGAGATGGGCACATCCGCGGGGCGCGCCACCTCGACCTGCACGCCCGCGCCGTAGAGCAGGCCGTGGCCCGTCCGGATGTTGAGCAGTTGCTGCTCGGCCGCCGCCCACCGCCAGCCCAGGTTGAGCGCCACCGTCACGCGCTCGAACCGGGCGTGGCCGATGAGCTGTACCGAGCCCGTCATGCTCGACGAGCCCAGGTAGCTCTCCGCGTTGCCCGTGGGGGCCACCACCTCGGCCACTCCGCCCAGGCCGAAGCGCTCGTTGCTCCACAAGCGCCCCTTGAGGCCCAGCCGCAGGTCCTCCACCCCGCCGCCCGAGATGCTCGGGAGCGCGCGTGGCTCTCGCGTCACCACGTCCGGGTAGCTGATGACATCGCCGGCCTGGTGGAGTGTCACCGGCAGGGCCACGCTGAGCTGCACCCTGTCCAGCAGGGAATAGGCGAACGACAGGTCGGCGGTGACGCGGTCGCGCACCAGCCTGCCCGTCACCTGCTCGCCGAAGGTGTAGGCCAGCGGGAGATCCGCGTAGTGCAGCAGGAGCTGCGACACCAGCTCCTGCGAGCGGCCCACGTCGGCGAGGTCGACGGTGAGCAACCGGCCGGAGCCCGGTGCGGGATGAAAGCGATTGACGTCCAGACTCGGGACGCCGTCGCGGGCTGCCGCGGGTGGGGCGGACAACACTCCCGCCAGGGCGGCGAGCACCACCCACGCGCGCTGCTTGGGACCAGATGCGATGTGAGTCTTCATCACGACCTACAGGGTAGCGGGAAAAAGCCCGTGGTGTGAAAGAGTTCACGCCTGACTTCTTCGGGTTTCCGACTCTACCGTGGCCGTGTGAAGGTTTTCGGATGAATCGCTCACCCTGAAGGATGGGTGCGCGTCATCTCATGATTCGAGAGGATTCAACCTGGCCCTCCCACCCTCTCAAGAAAAGAGGGTGGGGATGCAAGGCTTCACGCCAGCTCACACCCTGGGGGCGATGCGGCGGCGGCTCACGCTCCAGGAGAGTAGCAGCAGCGCACCCCAGCCAAGGCCCTCTGGCGTGCCGCTGCCCGCCGCGCACCCGCATCCCTGCGCGGCCGGGACCTGCACCGCGATGCTCTGGTCCACCTTCACCTGGAAGGTGCAGGTGGCGCTGTTGCCCGCGGCATCCGTGGCCGTCACCGTCACCGGGGTGGTTCCCAGGGGGAACAGCTCGCCCGTGGCGCGGCTGTAGCTCAGCACGGGCGTGGACACGGCGTCCGAGGTGGTGGCGGCCGGGTACTCCACGGGGATGCCCTGTGAGGAGGCGCCCGTCATCCTCACCGCCAGGTCCGCCGGGCAGGAGAGGGTGGGGGCGGTGGTGTCCTGGACGGTGACGGTGAAGGCACACGAGGCGCTGTTGCCGGCCTCGTCCGAGGCCGAGACGACGACCTCGGTGGTGCCCAGGGGGAAGCGGCTGCCGGGGGCGTGGCTGCTCGACACCGTGGGCGAGCGCGTGACGGTGTCACGCGGCGCGGGCACGGAGATGGCGACAGGGGCGCCCGTGGCGTCCTGGGCCTCGGCGGTGAGGTTGCCCGGGCAGCCGACCTCGGGCGCGGTGGTGTCGCGCACGGTGACGGTGAAGGTGCACTCGCTGGCGTTACCGGCCACGTCCGTGGCCTTCACGGTGACGCGCGTGGGGCCAGGGGGAAAGAGCGCACCGGGCTCATGGCTGGCCGTGAGGACGGGCGTGGCGGAGACGGCGTCCGTGGCGGTGGGCAACGTGAAGTCCACGCTGGCTCCGTCCGGTCCCGTCGCCTCGGCCTCGAGGTCCGCGCCACAGGCGAGGGTCGGAGGCGTGGAATCCCGCACGGCGACGGTGAAGACACACGAGGTGGTGTTGTTCGCCCCATCCGTGGCGGTGACCGTGACGTCGGTGGTTCCGAGGCCGAAGAGCGTCCCGGCCGCCTGGCTGTAACGGAGCGTCGTCGAGGACGCGGCGTCCTCGGCGGTGGCGGATGGGTAGTTGACGGTGACGCCCTCGGGGCCCGAGGCTTCCGCCGTCACGTTCGTGGGGCAGGAGAGGGTGGGGGCGGTGGTGTCGCGCACGGTGATGGTGAAGGAGCAGGTGGCGGAGTTGCCCGCCTCGTCCTTCGCGGTGACGAGCACCCGCGTCACTCCGAGCGGGAAGCGGCTACCGCTCGCGTGGCTCACCGACACATCCGGGGCGGACGTGATGGCATCCGAGGCCGTGGGCTGTGCGTAGCTCACGGCGGCGCCGTCGGGCTCCGTCGCCTCGGCCACGAGGTCCACCCCACAGCGCGGGGTGGGCGCGGTGGTGTCGCGCACGGTGACGGTGAAGGAGCAGGTGTCCGTGCGGCCCAGGCCATCCTTCACGGTGGCCGTGACGGTGTTCGTGCCCAGAGCGAACCGCGTTCCGGAGTCCTGGCTGTACGTGAATGAGAGCGGGGCGGTACCCGTGGCCGTGGCGGACGGATAGTCGACGATGGCGCCGTCAGCGCCGGTGGCCTCGGCCTCCGCGTTCTCCGGACAGGTGATGTCAGGACCTGGGAGGGGCTCACAGGTTCCCGAGCCGCACGTTCCATCCGCGCAGGAGGTGTTGCAGCAGACCCCATCGACGCAGTAGCCGCTCGTGCACTCCGCACCACTCGCGCACTTCGAGCCATTCACGGGGTCTCCGACCAGCCTCACCTTGACGCGCAGCTGGCGGGCCACCGCGTCGTAGGGCTCATACGCGGCGAGGAACCGCCCCTTGCCCCACGAGGCGACCGCGGGCACCGTCGTGCTCGACGTGTTCGCGGTCATGTCGGCGATGAGGAATCCCGTCCCATCCAGCACGGTGCCATCCGGCTTCACCCGCGAGCCATTGAGCCGGGACACGCCATTCCGGGTGTCCCGCCACACCATCAGGTAGGTGCTTCCATCGAAGGCGAGGGCGGGCATTCCCTGGTAGCTGGCATCCGTGCAGAGCGGGAGGTTCGTTCCGTCGAGCACCGCGCCATCCGAGGGCCTGACCCGAGCGCCGTAGATGTCCGCCCCCGAGCTGTTGCGCAGGTCCTGCCAGATCGTCAGGAAGTTGCTCCCATCGAACGCCACGTCGGGGAAGTACTGGTTGCCCGAGGCGGTGGAGAGAGCGATGCCCGCGCTGTCGAGGACCACGCCATCCGAGGCCCTGATCCGCGCGCCGTAGATGTCCATGTTGGACGTGCTGGTGTTTCGCGAGTCACTCCAGACCACCAGGAAGTGGCCGTCGCCGAAGGCGGTGGAGACGTACTGCTGGTCCTGGGCCGCGATCGTCACGGCGATGCCCTGCGGCTCCAGGACCACGCCATCCGAGGCCCTCACGCGCGCGCCATACACGTCCGCGGTCGAGCCATTGCGGTAGTCGTGCCACGTCACGAAATAGTACCCGTCGCCGAAGGTCACCGCGGGGGGCCACTGGTCCCGCGAGGCGGTGGAGATGGGGATGCCCGCCGCGTCGAGCACGGCTCCGTCCGACTCCCTCACCCGTGCGCCGTAGATGTCCGAGCCCGAGGTGCCGCTGCTCCGGTAGTCGTTCCACACCACCAGGAAGTTGCTCCCGTCGAACGCCACGGCGGGAGAGGCCTGGGAGTTGGTCGCCGTGCCAATGGGGATGCCGGCGGGGTCGAGCACGGTCCCGTCCGAGGCCCGGACCCGCACGCCGTAGACGTCGTAGCGGCCATTCAGATCTCGCGTGTCCTGCCACACCACCAGGTAGCTGTCACGGCCACCCGCCACGGCGGGCGAACCCTCGGCGTTGGCCTGGGTGGACAGCATCCTCCCCGGTGTGTCGAGGATCGTCAGGTCCGAGGGCCTCACCCGCGCGCCGTAGATGTCATAGCGGCTGGATTGATAGCCCTCCCACACCACCAGGAAGTGGCTCCCATCGAAAGCCACGGCCGGAACCCGCTCGTAATCCGTGGCGGACGCGAAGAGGATGGCCCCCGGTGTATCGAGCACCACTCCATCCACCCCGACCCGCGCGCCGTGGACGTCGTAGCTGCTCGAGCCCGTGGAGTACTGCCACACCAACAGGAACTGGCTCCCATCGGTGGCGGCGGACACCGCACCCTGGCTTCCGGAACCCGTCGCGATGGGGGTGCCCGAGGGGTCGAGCACCACGGCATCCGAGGCTCTCACCCGCGCGGCATAGACGTCGCTCGTCGAGCCATTCCGATAGTCATCCCACGCGACGAGGAAGTGGCCTCCGGCGAAGGCGATGGTGGGGGAGCCCTGGCTGTTGGCCGCGGTGGAGATGGGGATGCCCGAGGTATCGAGCACCGTTCCAGCTGCACTCACCCGTGCGCCATAGATATCGGAAGAAGAGTTGCTCCGGGAGTCACTCCAGACCACCAGGTACTTGCTTCCGTCGAAGGCGATGGCCGGGCTGGACTGGCCGTAGGTCGCGGTGGAGATGGGGATGCCCGAGGAGTCGAGCACCGCACCATCCGACGCTCTCACCCGGGTGCCGTAGATGTCGGAATACGAGTAGGACCGGGTGTCGTCCCAGACCACGAAGTAGTTGGTACCGTCGGAGGCGATAGCGGGCGAGAACCGGCTGCTCGCGGCCGTCGAGATGCCAAGGCTGGCGCTATCGAGCACCTTGCCGTCCGAGCCTCGCACGCGCGCGCCCCGGATGCTGGAGCTTCCGAAGCCAGGACTGTCCACCCAGGCCACCAGGAAGTCGCTCCCATTGGAGGCCACGGCGGGCACGAGCTGATTGCCCGTGGCGGTGGCCAGGGAGATACCCGACACGTCGAGCACCACACCGTCCGAGGCTCGCACGCGCGTGGCCTGGATGTCGTATTCGGTGTAGGTGGTGAAGGACCACGCCACCAGGTAGATGCCGCCACCGTAGGCGACCACGGGGGACGACTCCGAACCGCTGGCGGGAGCGGGCACCGGGGTGTCGGGGCTGATCTCCGGAGAGATGATCGGGTCCAACACCGCCGGCCAGGCCGAGTCCTCCAGCACCCGTGCCGGCACGCGCATCACCAGCGCACCGCCCTCGCGGACGGGCTCTACCGGGGTCTTCACTCCCTCGGCGTCCACCCACGTCGCCTTGCCGTAGCGCACCCCCAGCCCCGTCTCGGGGTCCACATAGTGGTGCCCCTGCTCCGTTACGCCCACGTACTCCAGGCCCGCCAGCTCCACCCGCACCACCAGGTCGCCCGTGCCTGTGGGCTTGGAGGCCAGCTCCCAGCGCTGCTCCGTTCCCTCCTCGCTGTTCCGCAGCACCTCCACGACCGGGCCCCGCTCCAGCGCCAGCGCGCCGTCCTCACGCACCAACGCCCGTGCCGGCTTCAGCAGCGACCGCCCTCCACGGGAGATCGACTCCGTCCTCACCCGAAGGGGCTTGCCCGTGACGAGCGGCTCTGGCTCGCGCTCCAGCGCCCGCCGCGAGCTGTCCGGAGCTCCGAGGGAGGCCACGGTGCTCGGGTTCTCCCGCTGGTGGCGCGGAGAGAATTGGAAGGAACCGTCCGCTCCGACACGGGCCGTGTACGTTGCCTGACCGCCCGTGAAGGACCCTTCCTCGGCACGGAAGGACAGGCCCACCCGGCGGATCACTGCCTGTATGTCAAAGGGGGGCGAGACGTTGGCGGAGGGCTGGGCTCCGGAGGTCTCTTCCCGGGCGTTCTCCGTGGGAGAACAGGCCGTGAAGAGCAATGTCAGACAAGCACTCAGCGTGAAGACGAGAAGGGGGCTCCCATTCCTCTGGGAAACGGGAGGGCGATGCCAGGGTGTCATTTCCGCTGAAGATATACGGAAACACTGACACGAAGGAGGCCCCCCTCCCCGGGGCCTCCCTCCCGCACATCCCGCTCAGGCGGCGCCAGCTCCGGGCATCTCGCCCACGCCGCGGATGAGCACCTCGCGCGGCTTGGCGCCGTCGGCCGGACCCACCACGCCGTCGCGCTCCATGCGTTCGATCATGCGCGCCGCGCGGTTGTATCCGATGCGCATCTTGCGCTGGAGCATCGAGATGGACACCGCCCGCATCTCGCTCACCGTCGCGAGCGCCTGGTCGTACAGCTCGTCGGACAGCTCGTCCTCCTCGCCACCACCGCCCTCGGAGTCCTCGTCGCGCGGCTTGAGGATGGACTCGTCGTAGACGGGCTTGCCCTGCGACTTGAGGTGGTCCACCGCCTTCTTGATTTCGTTCTCCGACACGAAGGCGCCGTG
Encoded proteins:
- a CDS encoding antibiotic biosynthesis monooxygenase family protein translates to MAVAPTMIVTINRFRTSAEEANRLEASFRERSRKVDQYEGFLGLEVLRSFEPEPEFLLVTRWRDRESLRAYFQSEDFKATRAASAQQDATFSMYEVVAQ
- a CDS encoding thrombospondin type 3 repeat-containing protein produces the protein MRNAFCLMMLLLAAVATPASALEDVNCNGIDRSVEKDPSTATPRDCIDYFRNGSSCVLRELSPRRACDDYVAPGPGQAATCSSQLAGDQDTDRLGDSCDNCPAVSNADQRDGDSDGVGDVCDICPLQANADQRDSDGDGFGDACDNCPAVSNADQRDSDGDGVGDACDVCPAVPNPDQRDSDGDGLGDACDNCSSRANPDQRDSDGDGLGDTCDVCPSAAGTSQQDVDDDGVGDACDVCPSVPNPDQEDTDGDGRGNVCDVCPRAAGTSQEDTDGDGLGDACDNCPQEANPDQQESPLYPGLGAVCTPGMRGGGGCSLGGGGLGGMLGGGALGVVLVLLGMSRRHKRTR
- a CDS encoding OmpA family protein, whose amino-acid sequence is MKTHIASGPKQRAWVVLAALAGVLSAPPAAARDGVPSLDVNRFHPAPGSGRLLTVDLADVGRSQELVSQLLLHYADLPLAYTFGEQVTGRLVRDRVTADLSFAYSLLDRVQLSVALPVTLHQAGDVISYPDVVTREPRALPSISGGGVEDLRLGLKGRLWSNERFGLGGVAEVVAPTGNAESYLGSSSMTGSVQLIGHARFERVTVALNLGWRWAAAEQQLLNIRTGHGLLYGAGVQVEVARPADVPISVLGEVYGLAAPRLGDTASSPAEAMLAGKAQVRDWSFFLGAGSGLNAGYGEPRVRVMAGLAYAWQYKPAPRPPAPPVLQVAPTQPAITVEDQDVRLRLWEPVYFAFGKDTIDPVSFAMLDEVARFIREHPELGPIRVDGHTDDVGSGQYNLDLSQRRARAIVEYMGKKGVPVERLTPVGYGKRCPLLSNTTEEGRATNRRVDFVIVNRERRHPRPGECPEQPSAQARK
- a CDS encoding HYR domain-containing protein; this encodes MASLGAPDSSRRALEREPEPLVTGKPLRVRTESISRGGRSLLKPARALVREDGALALERGPVVEVLRNSEEGTEQRWELASKPTGTGDLVVRVELAGLEYVGVTEQGHHYVDPETGLGVRYGKATWVDAEGVKTPVEPVREGGALVMRVPARVLEDSAWPAVLDPIISPEISPDTPVPAPASGSESSPVVAYGGGIYLVAWSFTTYTEYDIQATRVRASDGVVLDVSGISLATATGNQLVPAVASNGSDFLVAWVDSPGFGSSSIRGARVRGSDGKVLDSASLGISTAASSRFSPAIASDGTNYFVVWDDTRSYSYSDIYGTRVRASDGAVLDSSGIPISTATYGQSSPAIAFDGSKYLVVWSDSRSNSSSDIYGARVSAAGTVLDTSGIPISTAANSQGSPTIAFAGGHFLVAWDDYRNGSTSDVYAARVRASDAVVLDPSGTPIATGSGSQGAVSAATDGSQFLLVWQYSTGSSSYDVHGARVGVDGVVLDTPGAILFASATDYERVPAVAFDGSHFLVVWEGYQSSRYDIYGARVRPSDLTILDTPGRMLSTQANAEGSPAVAGGRDSYLVVWQDTRDLNGRYDVYGVRVRASDGTVLDPAGIPIGTATNSQASPAVAFDGSNFLVVWNDYRSSGTSGSDIYGARVRESDGAVLDAAGIPISTASRDQWPPAVTFGDGYYFVTWHDYRNGSTADVYGARVRASDGVVLEPQGIAVTIAAQDQQYVSTAFGDGHFLVVWSDSRNTSTSNMDIYGARIRASDGVVLDSAGIALSTASGNQYFPDVAFDGSNFLTIWQDLRNSSGADIYGARVRPSDGAVLDGTNLPLCTDASYQGMPALAFDGSTYLMVWRDTRNGVSRLNGSRVKPDGTVLDGTGFLIADMTANTSSTTVPAVASWGKGRFLAAYEPYDAVARQLRVKVRLVGDPVNGSKCASGAECTSGYCVDGVCCNTSCADGTCGSGTCEPLPGPDITCPENAEAEATGADGAIVDYPSATATGTAPLSFTYSQDSGTRFALGTNTVTATVKDGLGRTDTCSFTVTVRDTTAPTPRCGVDLVAEATEPDGAAVSYAQPTASDAITSAPDVSVSHASGSRFPLGVTRVLVTAKDEAGNSATCSFTITVRDTTAPTLSCPTNVTAEASGPEGVTVNYPSATAEDAASSTTLRYSQAAGTLFGLGTTDVTVTATDGANNTTSCVFTVAVRDSTPPTLACGADLEAEATGPDGASVDFTLPTATDAVSATPVLTASHEPGALFPPGPTRVTVKATDVAGNASECTFTVTVRDTTAPEVGCPGNLTAEAQDATGAPVAISVPAPRDTVTRSPTVSSSHAPGSRFPLGTTEVVVSASDEAGNSASCAFTVTVQDTTAPTLSCPADLAVRMTGASSQGIPVEYPAATTSDAVSTPVLSYSRATGELFPLGTTPVTVTATDAAGNSATCTFQVKVDQSIAVQVPAAQGCGCAAGSGTPEGLGWGALLLLSWSVSRRRIAPRV